From the genome of Papaver somniferum cultivar HN1 chromosome 2, ASM357369v1, whole genome shotgun sequence, one region includes:
- the LOC113348237 gene encoding probable inorganic phosphate transporter 1-3, with translation MVKEQLEVLKALDIAKTQLYHFTAIVIAGMGFFTDAYDLFCISLVTKLLGRIYYTVPGSAKPGSLPPNVAAAVNGVALVGTLAGQLFFGWLGDRMGRKRVYGLTLLIMVTCSVASGLSLGNQPKAVMATLCFFRFWLGFGIGGDYPLSATIMSEYANKKTRGAFIAAVFAMQGTGILAGGIVAIIVSSIFDKQFPAPAYQVDAKASLPVEADYIWRIIVIFGAIPAALTYYWRMKMPETARYTALVEKNAERAAADMSKVLNKEIKAETEMVERMTTDESNSFGLFSMKFLKRHGLPLLGTTSTWFLLDIAFYSQNLFQKDIFTAIGWIPPSQTMSASEEVFKIARAQTLIALCSTVPGYWFTVAFIDIMGRWAIQMMGFFFMTVFMFAIAFPYNYWSKKENRIGFVIMYALTFFFANFGPNSTTFIVPAEIFPARLRSTCHGISAAAGKAGAIIGAFGFLYAAQNQDPKKTDHGYPAGIGVKNSLIVLGVINFIGMLFTFLVPEPNGKSLEELSGENDGDDGEKEYPQQGNNRSVPV, from the coding sequence ATGGTGAAGGAACAACTAGAAGTGCTTAAAGCACTTGATATAGCGAAAACACAACTGTACCATTTCACAGCAATCGTGATTGCTGGTATGGGTTTCTTCACAGATGCTTATGATCTCTTTTGCATCTCCCTTGTCACCAAACTGCTCGGCAGGATTTACTACACGGTGCCAGGATCAGCTAAACCTGGTAGTTTACCACCAAATGTTGCTGCAGCCGTTAATGGTGTCGCTCTGGTCGGCACACTTGCTGGTCAACTCTTCTTCGGTTGGCTAGGTGATCGCATGGGAAGAAAGCGTGTCTACGGTCTTACCCTACTTATTATGGTTACTTGTTCAGTAGCGTCTGGTCTCTCCTTGGGCAACCAGCCAAAAGCTGTCATGGCTACACTATGTTTCTTCCGTttctggcttggatttggaatcGGTGGTGACTACCCACTTTCTGCAACTATCATGTCTGAGTACGCCAACAAGAAAACCCGTGGTGCTTTTATCGCTGCTGTCTTTGCGATGCAAGGAACAGGAATTCTAGCCGGTGGAATTGTTGCCATCATAGTTTCTTCAATATTTGATAAACAATTCCCTGCTCCAGCTTATCAAGTTGATGCGAAGGCATCCCTTCCGGTAGAGGCGGACTACATCTGGCGTATAATTGTGATTTTTGGTGCAATTCCAGCTGCTTTGACCTACTACTGGCGAATGAAGATGCCTGAGACTGCTCGTTACACTGCTCTTGTAGAGAAAAATGCGGAAAGGGCAGCTGCCGATATGTCTAAGGTTTTAAATAAGGAGATCAAAGCTGAAACAGAAATGGTAGAAAGAATGACGACGGATGAGAGCAATTCATTCGGTTTATTTTCAATGAAATTTCTTAAACGACATGGCCTTCCGTTACTTGGAACCACAAGTACTTGGTTCTTGCTGGACATAGCATTTTACAGTCAAAACTTGTTCCAGAAGGATATTTTTACTGCAATTGGGTGGATTCCACCATCTCAAACGATGAGTGCTAGTGAAGAAGTTTTCAAGATCGCGAGGGCACAAACATTAATCGCACTATGCAGTACTGTTCCTGGGTATTGGTTTACAGTGGCTTTCATTGATATTATGGGGCGGTGGGCAATTCAAATGATGGGTTTCTTCTTCATGACAGTCTTCATGTTTGCTATCGCATTTCCTTACAACTACTGGAGTAAAAAGGAGAACAGGATCGGATTCGTTATTATGTATGCATTAACTTTCTTTTTTGCAAACTTTGGACCCAACAGTACAACCTTCATCGTCCCAGCAGAGATATTCCCAGCTAGGTTGCGTTCGACATGTCATGGTATATCAGCGGCTGCAGGGAAAGCTGGAGCAATTATTGGTGCATTTGGTTTCTTATATGCCGCACAGAATCAAGATCCAAAAAAGACTGATCATGGATATCCTGCTGGTATTGGTGTTAAGAACTCCTTGATCGTGCTTGGAGTTATCAACTTCATCGGCATGTTGTTTACGTTCCTGGTACCTGAACCAAATGGTAAATCTTTGGAGGAACTATCCGGTGAGAACGACGGAGATGATGGAGAAAAGGAATATCCCCAACAAGGAAACAATAGATCAGTGCCTGTCTGA